Proteins encoded by one window of Trueperaceae bacterium:
- a CDS encoding TetR/AcrR family transcriptional regulator, with protein sequence MPDLPQPATARGEATRRKLLDAAELEFGEKGFHSASISSITGRAGVAQGTFYLYFPSKEEILRELVRYMGRELRRSLSAATARGHDRLEVERLGLRAFVEFSLRHENLYRVVMQSQFVDEQIYREYYLKLAQGYSAALERAQQAGEVRSGDAESQAWALMGLAHFLGLRFAIWEKREPPAEAMETLYAFIEGALSPEVKER encoded by the coding sequence TTGCCGGATCTACCCCAGCCCGCCACTGCCAGGGGCGAGGCCACGCGCCGCAAGCTGCTCGACGCCGCCGAACTGGAGTTCGGCGAGAAGGGCTTCCACTCGGCCTCCATCTCGAGCATCACCGGCCGAGCAGGGGTGGCGCAGGGCACCTTCTACCTCTACTTCCCCTCGAAGGAGGAGATCCTGCGCGAGCTCGTGCGCTACATGGGCCGCGAACTCCGGCGCTCGCTGAGCGCTGCGACGGCCCGAGGCCACGACCGGCTCGAAGTGGAGCGGCTGGGCCTGCGGGCGTTCGTCGAGTTCAGCCTTCGGCACGAGAACCTCTACCGGGTCGTGATGCAGTCGCAGTTCGTGGACGAGCAGATCTACCGCGAGTACTACCTCAAGCTCGCTCAGGGTTACAGCGCCGCCCTCGAGCGGGCCCAGCAGGCGGGCGAAGTGAGAAGCGGAGACGCCGAGTCCCAAGCCTGGGCGCTGATGGGACTGGCTCACTTCCTGGGGTTGAGATTCGCTATCTGGGAGAAGCGCGAACCGCCTGCCGAGGCGATGGAGACGCTCTACGCCTTCATCGAAGGCGCCCTCTCACCGGAGGTGAAGGAGCGGTGA
- a CDS encoding 3-oxoacyl-ACP synthase has translation MIGVTGIGVYLPEARLTAGPIAQASGLPEWVVQEKLGLSAKPVPGEDDHPTEMGVRAAREALSEAGVTPQAVDVVISITEEYKEYPVWTAGIKLAHDLGATRAYAFDVGQKCGTGVLALKLARDLLRSDPELDTVLIAGGYRNGDLIDFADPNVRFMYNLGAGGAAAVVQRDAGRNELLASAIRTDGSFSLDVLVPVGGTKEPITAHNVDRYRLQVPDPQGMKERLEQKSLDNFVQVVREAVAKSGSDLADIAYLAMLHVKPSAHRYLLEQLGLDESRSIYLRDYGHLGQVDQFLSIKLAQEAGKLRQGDLVVLVAAGVGYVWNAICLRWGAP, from the coding sequence GTGATCGGCGTGACCGGAATCGGCGTCTACCTTCCCGAAGCGCGGCTGACCGCGGGGCCCATAGCCCAGGCCAGCGGCCTCCCGGAGTGGGTCGTGCAGGAGAAGCTCGGCCTGAGCGCCAAGCCCGTGCCGGGCGAAGACGATCATCCGACCGAGATGGGCGTCCGGGCGGCGCGTGAAGCGCTGAGCGAGGCGGGTGTGACGCCGCAAGCGGTGGACGTGGTCATCTCGATCACCGAGGAGTACAAGGAGTACCCGGTGTGGACAGCCGGCATCAAGCTGGCGCACGACCTGGGAGCGACCAGGGCCTACGCCTTCGACGTCGGGCAGAAGTGCGGTACCGGCGTACTGGCCCTGAAACTCGCCCGTGACCTGCTGAGGTCGGACCCCGAACTCGATACCGTGCTCATCGCGGGCGGCTACCGCAACGGTGACCTCATCGACTTCGCCGACCCGAACGTCCGCTTCATGTACAACCTCGGGGCCGGAGGAGCCGCTGCGGTGGTGCAGCGTGACGCCGGCCGTAACGAGCTCCTCGCTTCGGCCATCCGCACCGACGGCTCGTTCTCCCTCGACGTGCTGGTCCCGGTCGGGGGCACGAAGGAGCCGATCACGGCCCACAACGTCGACCGCTACAGGCTGCAGGTGCCCGACCCTCAGGGGATGAAGGAGCGCCTCGAGCAGAAGTCGCTCGACAACTTCGTACAGGTTGTGCGCGAGGCGGTGGCGAAGTCGGGCTCTGACCTCGCCGACATCGCATACCTGGCGATGCTTCACGTCAAGCCGAGCGCCCATCGCTACCTGCTGGAACAGCTCGGCCTCGACGAGTCCCGCTCGATCTACCTGCGAGATTACGGCCACCTGGGCCAGGTCGATCAGTTCCTCAGCATCAAGCTCGCCCAGGAGGCGGGGAAACTCCGCCAGGGCGACCTGGTGGTGCTGGTCGCCGCCGGTGTCGGGTACGTATGGAACGCGATCTGCCTCCGTTGGGGCGCGCCATGA
- a CDS encoding GNAT family N-acetyltransferase: MSELKERWHYQAPLPQGAIEAGQVILRDGTTAELRPVSPGDRGLIAEFLSRTSADARNHRFFGEVSMGEAVERLLSSGDVAERAGLLVLAGHGADVRVIAHGSYVRDGEESAEIAFIVDDAYQGKGLATLLLERLALIAARNGIRCFRAPTETGNVRMRDVFRSSGFTVSESHGDGQIEASLSLEPSERSVEQAETRERVATVASLQAFMKPRSVALVGASRDPASISFRILHNLVLDRFDGPVYPVNPRASVVASMPAYESVGSIPGPVDLAIVAVPSSAVLQVARECGEKGVRALLVISAGFAEIGAQGKRLQEELLGITRSYGMRLLGPNCLGLINTAPGVRLNASFAPSFPPHGPVAMASQSGALGLAVLEYAAELGMGLSSFASLGNKADVSGNDLIQYWEDDPDTRVILLYLESFGNPRRFARLARRVGRSKPIVVVKAGRSGAGSRAASSHTAALAASESATQALFEQTGLIRAETLESMFDTASLLASQPLPQGPRVAVVTNAGGPGILAVDGLEATGLEAPEAPEGLRARLRELLPAAASTGNPIDMIASATARNYRDVVSATLDDEGFDSVLVLFTPIGLEDTHEVALAVREAVGDARSRGNGKPVLTCFMGQDPEELALGGERIPSYRFPEAAAQALGRAYRYASWKRSPMGRMPEFPGLALGEARELVREVRERGGGWLSADEVRRLLSSFGLPLLGERLCDTAEGAAAAAAELGFPVAVKLASRTILHKSEWDGVKLGLDSTAEVQEACAAIEERLREAGRLEELDGFLVQQMAPPGVELMIGVAPDPLFGPLVALGLGGIHVEVLRDVVFRITPLTDRDASQMVRGIKGYRLLTGFRGAPPADREALEEALLRVSRMVEELPEIAELDINPVRALEPGRGCVILDARVRLH; this comes from the coding sequence ATGAGCGAACTCAAGGAGCGCTGGCACTACCAGGCCCCGTTGCCGCAGGGCGCGATCGAAGCCGGTCAGGTGATACTGCGGGACGGGACGACCGCGGAGCTACGGCCGGTATCCCCTGGCGACCGCGGCCTCATAGCCGAGTTCCTCTCGCGCACCTCCGCCGACGCCAGGAACCACCGCTTCTTCGGCGAGGTTTCCATGGGCGAGGCCGTCGAGCGGTTGCTCTCATCAGGTGACGTGGCCGAGCGGGCCGGTCTACTGGTTCTCGCCGGGCACGGCGCCGACGTTCGGGTCATAGCCCATGGCAGCTATGTGCGGGATGGCGAGGAGTCTGCCGAGATAGCTTTCATCGTCGACGACGCATACCAGGGGAAGGGCCTGGCGACTCTGCTGCTCGAGCGGCTCGCGCTCATCGCCGCCCGCAACGGCATCCGCTGCTTCCGGGCACCCACCGAAACGGGCAACGTACGCATGCGCGACGTCTTCAGGAGCAGCGGCTTCACGGTTAGCGAGTCGCATGGTGACGGCCAGATCGAAGCGAGCCTCTCCCTGGAGCCGAGCGAAAGGAGCGTGGAACAGGCCGAGACGCGCGAGCGAGTCGCGACGGTGGCCTCGCTGCAGGCGTTCATGAAGCCGAGGAGCGTCGCGCTCGTGGGCGCTTCCCGGGACCCGGCCAGCATCAGCTTCCGCATCCTCCACAACCTTGTGCTCGACCGCTTCGACGGTCCCGTTTACCCGGTCAATCCTCGGGCTTCGGTGGTCGCTTCGATGCCGGCCTACGAGAGCGTGGGCTCCATCCCGGGACCGGTGGACCTGGCCATAGTCGCCGTCCCCAGCAGCGCTGTCCTGCAGGTTGCCCGGGAGTGCGGGGAGAAGGGGGTAAGAGCGCTTCTGGTCATCAGTGCGGGCTTCGCCGAGATAGGCGCCCAGGGCAAGCGGCTCCAGGAGGAGTTGCTGGGGATAACGAGGAGTTACGGCATGCGGCTTCTGGGGCCCAACTGTCTGGGGCTCATCAACACCGCGCCCGGGGTACGGCTCAACGCCAGCTTCGCGCCCTCGTTCCCACCTCACGGGCCGGTGGCGATGGCCTCACAGAGCGGCGCTCTAGGCTTGGCAGTGCTCGAGTACGCGGCCGAGCTGGGGATGGGGCTATCCAGCTTCGCGAGCCTGGGCAACAAGGCGGACGTCTCGGGGAACGACCTGATCCAGTACTGGGAAGACGATCCCGACACCCGAGTGATACTCCTCTACCTCGAGTCGTTCGGGAACCCTCGCCGGTTCGCCCGGCTCGCCCGCCGGGTAGGGCGAAGCAAGCCGATCGTAGTGGTGAAGGCGGGTCGAAGCGGTGCCGGAAGCCGGGCGGCCAGTTCGCACACGGCGGCTCTGGCGGCGAGTGAATCCGCCACCCAGGCGCTGTTCGAACAGACCGGATTGATCCGCGCCGAAACGCTCGAATCGATGTTCGACACGGCGTCGCTGCTCGCGTCACAACCGCTCCCTCAGGGTCCTCGGGTCGCCGTGGTGACCAACGCGGGCGGCCCGGGCATCCTGGCCGTGGACGGGCTCGAGGCGACAGGACTGGAGGCGCCCGAAGCGCCCGAGGGGTTGCGCGCGCGACTCCGAGAACTGCTGCCAGCGGCCGCCTCAACCGGCAACCCGATAGATATGATCGCCTCGGCCACCGCCCGGAATTACCGCGACGTTGTTTCGGCCACACTCGATGACGAGGGCTTCGACTCGGTTCTGGTCCTGTTCACTCCGATCGGTTTGGAAGACACCCATGAGGTGGCGCTGGCGGTTCGTGAGGCGGTGGGCGACGCACGCAGCAGGGGGAATGGAAAGCCGGTCCTCACCTGTTTCATGGGGCAGGACCCGGAGGAGCTAGCCCTGGGAGGAGAGCGCATCCCCAGCTACCGTTTCCCCGAAGCCGCCGCACAGGCGCTAGGGCGCGCCTACCGTTACGCCTCCTGGAAACGGTCGCCGATGGGTCGCATGCCCGAATTCCCGGGGCTTGCGCTGGGTGAAGCACGCGAACTGGTACGGGAGGTTCGAGAGCGTGGCGGCGGCTGGCTCTCGGCAGACGAGGTGCGGAGGCTTCTGAGCTCCTTCGGGCTTCCCCTGCTGGGTGAACGGCTGTGCGACACCGCCGAGGGAGCAGCCGCCGCGGCAGCCGAACTCGGTTTCCCCGTGGCCGTCAAGCTCGCCTCCCGAACGATCCTCCACAAGTCGGAGTGGGACGGCGTGAAACTCGGCCTCGACTCGACGGCCGAGGTGCAGGAGGCGTGCGCCGCCATCGAGGAGCGCCTGCGTGAGGCCGGCAGGCTCGAGGAACTGGACGGCTTCCTCGTTCAACAGATGGCGCCACCCGGCGTGGAACTGATGATCGGAGTGGCCCCGGATCCGCTGTTCGGTCCGCTCGTTGCGCTGGGCCTAGGCGGCATCCACGTGGAGGTGCTCCGCGACGTCGTTTTCCGCATCACGCCGTTGACCGACAGGGACGCCAGCCAGATGGTTCGCGGCATCAAGGGGTACCGCCTGCTCACCGGATTCCGCGGCGCGCCGCCTGCCGACCGCGAGGCGCTGGAGGAGGCGTTGTTGCGGGTGTCGCGGATGGTCGAGGAGTTGCCCGAAATCGCCGAACTCGACATCAATCCGGTGCGAGCGCTCGAACCGGGTCGAGGCTGCGTGATCCTCGATGCCAGGGTCAGGCTCCACTAG
- a CDS encoding AMP-binding protein, which translates to MERDLPPLGRAMILDFAARRAELTPDRRAVWFEGHWHDYRELDVRARRLAARLAEAGVGPGDRVSILAQNHLAHIDLILATAKLGFAYTPFNHRLGEVELTRLAEYAKPAFLLFDDTNARKAAAISAVPRLRLNEYEGWLAGAGTIGSYHRPEPEEIQMILFTGGTTGTPKGAMLPYRQNFYNGVNTVFSWGLRDDDCVIQATPCFHAAVNAFTTPLLQLGARVVMQGSFDPGEYLRLVEEQRATILFLVPTMYQMLARHPEFESADLSSVRWAISGGAPCPEPVREAFAQRGIDFKQGYGLTEAGVNCFAIELEEAALRPGSVGKPMLHARAAIRHPSGDEVGPGEVGELTLAGPHLFAGYLADPDATAEVLRDGWLWTGDLAREDEEGYFYLVGRRKEMFISGGENVFPVEIENVLYRHPSVAECTVVGVPDEHWGEVGVAAVVLAGGQAQEPAPLIDELREFVASQLARYKVPKRFILLSELPKSGAGKVLKREIVAMAGREQEGSGR; encoded by the coding sequence ATGGAACGCGATCTGCCTCCGTTGGGGCGCGCCATGATCCTGGACTTCGCGGCCCGTCGCGCAGAGCTGACGCCGGACCGCCGGGCCGTCTGGTTCGAGGGCCACTGGCACGACTACCGAGAGCTCGACGTACGCGCGCGCCGGCTGGCGGCACGCCTGGCCGAAGCGGGCGTGGGGCCAGGCGACCGGGTGAGCATCCTCGCTCAGAATCACCTCGCACACATCGACCTGATCCTCGCTACCGCCAAGCTGGGCTTCGCCTACACCCCGTTCAATCACCGGCTGGGCGAAGTCGAACTGACCCGTCTGGCCGAATACGCGAAGCCGGCCTTCCTCCTCTTCGACGACACCAACGCCCGGAAGGCCGCGGCCATCAGCGCCGTTCCCCGCCTCCGGCTGAACGAATACGAAGGGTGGCTGGCTGGCGCCGGGACTATAGGTAGCTACCACCGTCCGGAACCGGAAGAGATCCAGATGATCCTCTTCACGGGCGGCACAACGGGCACGCCTAAGGGGGCCATGCTGCCCTACCGGCAGAACTTCTACAACGGCGTCAACACGGTCTTCTCCTGGGGACTGCGCGACGACGACTGCGTCATCCAGGCGACCCCCTGCTTCCACGCCGCCGTCAACGCCTTCACGACACCTCTGCTTCAGCTTGGCGCGCGAGTGGTGATGCAGGGGAGCTTCGACCCGGGCGAGTACCTGAGGCTGGTCGAGGAGCAGCGGGCGACGATCTTGTTCCTGGTGCCAACCATGTACCAGATGCTCGCCAGGCATCCCGAGTTCGAGTCCGCCGACCTCTCCAGCGTGCGCTGGGCGATCTCCGGCGGCGCGCCCTGCCCCGAACCGGTCCGCGAAGCGTTCGCCCAGCGGGGGATCGACTTCAAGCAGGGCTACGGTCTGACCGAGGCCGGCGTCAACTGTTTCGCCATCGAGCTAGAGGAGGCGGCCCTGAGACCGGGCTCTGTGGGCAAGCCGATGCTCCACGCCCGGGCCGCCATCCGCCACCCGTCAGGGGACGAGGTGGGGCCTGGCGAGGTCGGAGAACTCACTCTCGCGGGCCCGCACCTGTTCGCCGGCTACCTGGCCGACCCGGATGCCACCGCCGAGGTGCTCCGGGACGGCTGGCTATGGACCGGAGACCTCGCTCGGGAGGACGAGGAGGGCTACTTCTACCTCGTGGGGAGACGCAAGGAGATGTTCATCTCCGGCGGAGAGAACGTCTTCCCCGTCGAGATCGAGAACGTGCTCTACCGCCATCCCTCGGTCGCGGAGTGCACCGTGGTCGGTGTACCCGACGAGCACTGGGGAGAGGTAGGCGTGGCCGCCGTGGTCCTGGCCGGCGGCCAGGCGCAGGAGCCGGCTCCCCTGATCGACGAGCTGCGTGAGTTCGTGGCCTCGCAGCTGGCCCGTTACAAGGTCCCCAAGCGGTTCATCTTGCTGAGCGAACTGCCCAAGAGCGGAGCCGGCAAGGTGCTCAAGCGCGAGATCGTCGCCATGGCGGGCCGCGAGCAGGAGGGAAGCGGGCGATGA
- a CDS encoding CBS domain-containing protein, translating into MEGNATVGQLLHEKGYEVWTTSPSTPVFDALEEMARRNVGALVVVNGERIAGVFSERDYARKIILAGRSSKGTTVEEIMTREVVTVGRSATVRECLELMTEKRVRHLPVLDEGRLVGVVSIGDAVKSIIREQESLIEQLQTYITGAI; encoded by the coding sequence ATGGAAGGCAACGCCACCGTAGGTCAGCTGCTACACGAGAAGGGCTACGAGGTGTGGACGACCTCGCCCTCTACGCCCGTCTTCGATGCTCTCGAGGAGATGGCGCGCCGCAACGTCGGGGCCCTCGTGGTCGTGAACGGCGAGCGGATCGCAGGCGTCTTCTCGGAGCGGGACTACGCTCGCAAGATCATCCTCGCCGGCCGGAGTTCGAAGGGGACGACGGTGGAGGAGATCATGACTCGAGAGGTCGTTACGGTGGGGCGCTCGGCCACGGTACGGGAGTGCCTCGAGCTGATGACGGAGAAGAGGGTGCGCCATCTGCCGGTCCTCGACGAGGGGCGACTGGTGGGTGTGGTCTCGATAGGTGACGCGGTGAAGTCGATCATCCGCGAGCAGGAATCGTTGATCGAGCAGTTGCAGACGTACATCACCGGCGCTATCTGA
- a CDS encoding SulP family inorganic anion transporter → MLAVLARFLPGRKDYNFGYFKEDLLAGLTVAVVALPLALAFGVSSGAGAAAGLYTAIVAGVLAAAFGGSNLQVSGPTGAMTVVLLPIVARYGAGTLLFVGALAGLILIAFAFSGVGRYVNYIPWPVVAGFTSGIAVIIFLQQLPGVLGVASAHGESIVPLALEAVRGYAVAPTLPPLLLGSMTVVLMLLWGRVRALRAVPASMAALLAVTLLSLLPAFGNVPRIGSIPVGLPLPSIPAIPAADMGELLRAALAVAVLAALESLLSAMVADGMTQGPRSDPNRELFGQGIANLGAAVFGGVPATAALARTAVNVRSGARTRLAAMIHGFTLLIIVLFLGSLAGAVPLAVLAGILMVVAVRMVEPHALRLILRASKADGFVLLLTFAVTIAFDLILAIEIGLVAAGILFIVRVSRLFSVQVQAEEPLVADDRAQPLPREVVTYRIDGPVFFGAANRFLDQLTKSVGDIRFVVLRMRRVPLMDVTGASALEALSEHLSRRRIVLLVAGLQPQPEQLLRRSGLLARLAAAGHHLFPTTDEAIAYARRQLEDADDRQEQSRRVNAAVTSGD, encoded by the coding sequence ATGCTCGCCGTTCTGGCTCGCTTCCTCCCCGGCAGAAAAGATTACAACTTCGGATACTTCAAAGAGGATCTGCTGGCCGGCCTCACCGTTGCGGTAGTCGCCCTCCCGCTTGCCCTCGCGTTCGGTGTTTCTTCGGGCGCCGGCGCCGCCGCCGGCCTCTATACCGCCATCGTTGCCGGCGTTCTGGCTGCTGCCTTCGGCGGTTCCAACCTGCAGGTGAGCGGGCCCACCGGGGCGATGACGGTGGTTCTGCTGCCGATCGTCGCCCGCTACGGCGCCGGCACGCTGCTGTTCGTGGGCGCCCTCGCAGGTCTGATCCTCATCGCCTTCGCCTTCTCTGGTGTCGGCCGCTACGTCAACTACATACCCTGGCCGGTCGTGGCCGGCTTCACCAGCGGCATCGCGGTCATCATCTTCCTCCAGCAGCTGCCGGGTGTGCTCGGTGTGGCATCGGCCCATGGCGAGTCGATCGTGCCGCTGGCGCTCGAGGCCGTTCGGGGGTACGCCGTTGCCCCGACTCTGCCCCCACTGCTGCTGGGCTCGATGACCGTCGTCCTGATGCTCCTCTGGGGCAGAGTACGCGCCTTGCGCGCTGTCCCCGCCAGCATGGCGGCGCTGCTGGCTGTAACGTTGCTGTCGCTCCTTCCCGCGTTCGGGAACGTTCCCCGGATCGGCTCGATTCCGGTGGGCCTGCCGCTCCCCTCGATCCCGGCCATCCCGGCCGCTGACATGGGCGAACTGCTGCGAGCGGCCCTGGCGGTGGCGGTCCTGGCCGCGCTGGAGAGTCTGCTCTCGGCGATGGTGGCCGATGGCATGACCCAGGGACCGCGGAGTGATCCCAACCGGGAGCTGTTCGGCCAGGGCATCGCCAACCTGGGAGCGGCCGTTTTCGGCGGGGTGCCAGCCACCGCGGCGCTGGCCCGCACCGCAGTCAACGTTCGCTCGGGCGCGAGGACACGGCTGGCGGCGATGATCCACGGCTTCACCCTGCTCATCATCGTCCTCTTCCTCGGTTCCCTCGCCGGGGCGGTGCCGTTGGCGGTCCTTGCCGGGATACTCATGGTGGTGGCGGTCAGGATGGTCGAGCCGCATGCGCTCAGGCTCATCCTGCGGGCCAGCAAGGCCGACGGCTTCGTCCTGCTGCTCACCTTCGCGGTGACGATCGCCTTCGACCTGATCCTGGCCATCGAGATAGGCCTCGTGGCCGCCGGCATCCTCTTCATCGTGAGGGTGAGCAGGCTCTTCAGCGTGCAGGTGCAGGCAGAGGAGCCGCTCGTCGCCGATGACCGAGCCCAGCCGCTCCCACGCGAGGTCGTCACCTACCGGATAGACGGGCCGGTGTTCTTCGGCGCCGCCAACCGCTTCCTCGACCAGCTGACGAAGTCGGTCGGCGACATCCGCTTCGTGGTCCTGCGGATGAGGCGGGTGCCACTGATGGACGTTACCGGGGCTTCCGCACTGGAGGCCCTGTCCGAACACCTCTCACGGAGACGCATCGTGCTGCTCGTGGCGGGACTGCAGCCACAGCCGGAGCAGTTGCTCCGGCGCTCGGGCCTGCTGGCGAGACTCGCCGCCGCGGGCCACCACCTCTTCCCAACCACCGACGAAGCGATCGCGTACGCCCGCCGGCAGTTGGAAGACGCGGACGATCGCCAGGAACAGTCGCGGAGGGTGAACGCGGCTGTGACGTCGGGCGATTGA